The genomic window ATCATCTGAAAATGCACAAGGCATACAAGATAAAAGAAATAAAAAGAGAAAACCCAAAGACAGTCAGCATCATTTTAGGGGGGAAAATAAAAAACTATCACCCGGGACAGTTTATAATGCTCTGGATCCCGGGAATAGATGAGAAGCCCTTTGTCATAACATACCTTAATAAGGACAGCTTTGGCGTAACAATAGAGGAAAAAGGAAAGTTTACTAAAGCGGCAGCAAGCCTTAAAAAAGGGGATAAGGTCGGAATAAGGGGGCCGTATGGCAGTGGCTTTGATATAAAAGATAATTCGATTATAGTTGTAGGCGGCTTGGGTATGGCTCCTGCCATGAACTTAATAAAGGGGATAAAAAACTCATTGATAATACAGGGAGCAAAGACTAAAGAGATGCTTCTTTTTCATGAAGACCCCTCCCTTATTGCCGCAGTAAGGAAAAATAACAACAGGTTACATAAATGCACTGATGACGGCTCATTTGGAAAGCAATGCTTTACAACGCAATATCTCGAGAAATTAATAAGCAAAGAAGCAAGGGTCGTCTATACCTGCGGGCCTGAAATCATGATACAGGGCATCTTTAATATATGTGAAAAGCATAATGTTGAATGCCAGGCTTCTTTGGAGAGGTTTATGAAGTGCGGCATAGGCATCTGCGGAAGCTGCGCCATAAATGATCGGCTTGTCTGCAAAGACGGCCCTGTATTCAGGTCTGAACAGATAAGGAAGCTCACAGAATTCGGCAAATTCGCCAGAATGAAATCAGGAAGAAAAGTAAATATCGGGGAGTATTACAAATGGCGCCAAAAATGACTTGCCTGGAAAGCGGTTTAGCTTTTGTAGGCGGAAAGATTGTGAAGAAGAACATCTGCATCTATAAGGGCAGGATTGCAGCGATAGCAGATTCGTGTGTTTCCGGAAAGAGAGGGATGGAAAAGATAGACTGCACAGGAAAGCTGATATTGCCTGGAATAATCGATTCTCACGTCCATTTCAGGGAGCCGGGCATGGCTCAAAAAGAGGATTTTTCAACAGGCAGCAAAGCGGCAGCAGCAGGAGGCATAACAACCGTGCTTGATATGCCAAACAACAGGCCACCGGTTCTTACAGTAAGGGAATTGGAAAAGAAAAGGAAGATAGCGAAAAAGAAATGCCTGGTCAATTACGGCTTCCACTTCGGCAGTTCTAAGGATAACATAAGGGAAATTAAGAAAGCCAAAAACACAGCTTCCACGAAAATATTTATGAACATTTCGACAGGCGATATGAAGATTGAAGATGAGAATCAGCTTGAAAATATCTTCAGGGCCTCGAAGGTGATAGCTGTTCATGCAGAAGGCAGTAAAGTAAAGCAGGCAGTAGAACTGGCTAAAAAAACAGGGAAAAGGCTTTACCTGTGCCATATCAGCTCTGAAACGGAATTGAGGTATCTGAAGAGAAACAAGCCAAAAAATATTTTCATAGAAGCAACCCCTCACCACCTCTACTTAAAAAGCTCAAAAAGCCCGTTTTTGGACGTAAAGCCACGTCTTAAGTCAGACAAAGACAAACAGGCGCTATGGAAAGCGGTCAGCATGGGTTTAATTGACACGATAGGCTCTGACCATGCCCCCCATACAATAAAAGAGAAAAAATCCAAAAATCCTCCTTCCGGCATGCCCGGCGAGGAAACCATGCTTCCTCTAATGCTCGATGCTGTCAACAGGAGGAAAATGGCTTTAAGGAAATTGGTGCAGCTTTGCTCTGAAAACCCCGCAAAAATATTCGGGATAAAGAACAAAGGCTGCATAAAAGAAGGGCACGATGCAGATCTTACAGTCGTTGACATGCATCTAAAGAAGAAAGTGGATTCAGTTAGGTTTTTTACGAAATGCGGGTGGTCTGCTTTTAACAATAAACTATTAAAAGGCTGGCCCGTAATGACAATTGTAAACGGAAATATCGTGTTTGACAATGGAAAGATAAATTCAAAGATAAAAGGAAAGGAAGTTATATTTGCAGAAGCAGGTTCAAAATGACCAAACAGGAAATCGCAGAATCATTGCTGAAGATAAAGGCAGTAGACCTTGATGCAAAAAAGGGCTTTGTTTATGCTTCAGGAAGGAAAGGCCCTATCTACTGTGATAACCGGCTCATACTCTCTTACCCTGCAGAAAGGGACAAGATCATAGAGGGCTTTCTCTATACAATCAAGGAAAAGAACATTGTCTTTGACATTGTAGCTGGAGTGGCAACAGGAGGGATAGCATGGGCGGCTATCCTTGCAGACAGGCTGAAAAAGCCCATGGTGTACATAAGGGCTGCTTCAAAGAATCATGGAAAACAGAACCAAATCGAGGGCGAACTTGAAGAGGGAAAGCGCATCCTGATAATTGAAGATCTGGTCAATACAGGCAGCAGTTCAGTAGCAGCCTGCATTGCCCTTAAGGAAGAAAGCTGCACAGTAGCAGCCTGCATTGCTGTTTTTAATTACAGCCTTAAAGATGCTGCAAAGCTGTTCACAAAAGAAAAAATTCCGCTGTATTCCCTCACAGATTTCAGCTCATTAATCAAGACAGCAGCAGATGCCAAATACATCAATGCAGAAGGCAAGAAAATACTGATGGAATGGCAGAATAATCCGAAGGCCTGGAAACCTACCCTATCTGGTAAGGACTGACAGAATTTTTGGTTAAATCTTTTTCTAAGTCTTCTGTTGCAAATGCAATACCAATAAACCTTTGGATGTATTTTTTATTATTCCGACAGGCATCTTCAAGGGCCTTTATGCCGTCTTCACTCGAAGTAAAATTTATCATTCGCCTTAAGAAAGAACCGAATTCCTGCAGCTCAAGCGGGCCGCCCATAGCGTCGGGGTTTGTCCAGCAGGATTTGCCTTTCTCGCCCATAACAGCAAAACCATAAACTAAACCATTGTGCCTGCTTCGGAATATGTTTTCAGTGATATAGACTTCAACTTCTTTGCATTCTTCATCTGTGTAAACTGATAATAATGGACAACTTCCGTCAATTATATTACAATCCTCCTCCCCTCCAGAAAATAACATGCCTATATAGTCTTTACTGCCTGAAATCCACCTTACATCAGTAGAAAACAAAGGCGCAGCCCAGGATATGGGGTTTCTAAAAAAACGCCTCTTATCTTCCCTGTATCTGAGGGCTTCTAATAACTCGGTGTTAATGTCAAACTCATGCCTTCCCTTTCCGCCATACCTTGCAATTTCAGATATCCCTCCGGCGGTGAAAGCTAATGGATATGTACTGGTTCCCCCTAAAGCAAGCAATAAGATTGCTCCGATTTCTCCTATAGTGGGCAGTATCCTATTTGCTATCTTGCCGTTCCTTTCCTCCTTAGCGGCAATTTTAAGAAGGTCATCTAAATCGCTTTTAACAACAACAGTATCCCTAAGAAGTTTCTCCCTCATAGTAGCCCTCTCAGTAATATTATGCCCAAGATAATATTTTTTGATAAAGCCTGCCACGCCCATGCCAAAAGAAAAACCTATTAGATTTATAAGGATTTTGCTACTTTAGAATAACCATATCCTGCAATATATCCTGCTGCTTAAACTAACTCGCAAGTTTTTTATACTCGCCACCCTCATCCCTAAAATATGAAAGAGATAATCAAAGAACCAAACAAAATAGAAAAAGAAACCCAATCAGAATTCCCTTTTCAGAAAAATACCTGATTATTCAGAAGTTCAGTATTTTGTTTATAAACTTTTAAATATTAGGTAAACAGTGATGTCAAAAATGCCCATAATAAAACGAAAAAAATCAATCATACCTTCCTGCGATGTGGCAACTTTAGGCAGGCTAAGGGAATTAGTGGATCAGACTCATTCTGTTGAAGGCATCGGCGCATACAAGGTCGGCTTCGGGCTTGTAATTCCCTATGGAATGAAAAAAGTAGTCGAGACGATAAGAAAAATAACCGATCACCCCATAATCTACGACCATCAGAAAGCTGCTACCGACATTCCGGACACAGGCGCAAAATTCATGAAAGCCTGCAAGGATTCAGGATGCAGTGCAGTGATACTTTTCCCAGAGGCAGGCCCTGCAACAGAGGAAGCATGGATAAATGCGGCTAAAAAAGAAAAAATTAATGCCATCATCGGCGGCGAAATGACCCACAAAGGCTTTCTGGAGTCTGACAAAGGCTTTCTAAAAGACGATATGCCTAAAAGAGCATACACAATAGCAGCCAATCTCGGCATAAAAGACTTTGTTGTTCCCGGCAACAAGCCTGAAAAAATAACAGAATACAAAAGCATGCTGGAAGCTATGAATGTAAAGCCTGCTTTATATTCTCCTGGCCTTATCACCCAGGGCGGCTCCATAACAGAAGGCGCAAAAGCAGCAGGCAGCAATTGGCATGCCATAATAGGAAGGGCCATTTATCAGGCAAAGGATATTAATAAGGCTGCAAAACAATTAGTCAAAGAGATTAGGAACATTTAAATAATACCTGCTTTAATGTCTCCAATAATGGCGAAAAAGAAAAAAAATAATCCTGCCTTCTCCTCCCTCCAGGCTTTCTGGAAGGATTTCCTCCAGGTTGCTGTCAAAAATATGTATGATGATTTTCTGGCAACCCTTGGGAAATACGTAGAAAGTACAGAAAGAAAAATGATCCACATACTGTCTTCTTTTGTTTTTCTTATCGCAGGCATTATTTTCTTATTCATTTCTTTTGTTTTCCTGCTTCAGCAATATCTCAGGTTAACTATGGGATGGAGCTTATTTATACCCGGGATTATTCTCATCCTGATATCGCTTTTGATTAGTCTGAACATTAAAAACAAGGAGGTTAATTAAGATGGCAAAAAAGAAAGCCAAAGCAGTTAAGAGAAAAAAGGCAGACCTGAAGAAAACAGCCAATAAAGAGATAACCAGATTGAGAGCAGCAGCAAGGAAAGAGATGGGCGCCTTAAAGAGAAAATTCAGGCAGGCAGAAAGAAAAGCAGCAGGCTATGTAAAGAATAATCCCAAGAGGGCAGCGGTAATATCCGCAAGCGTGGGAGCTGCCATAGGAGCAGGCCTGGCAGCAGCCCTGAAGAAAGGAAAGAAGAAAAAAAGGTAAAACGCTTTTTATTCTGTTCTTAATTTCAATCCTGGTTGAAGTCATAGATATGTATTTATATATGCCTGCCTATACTCTATCCAGGTGATGTCCAAATGAAGCTTTTGAACGAATATAAAAACGATTTGAAATTTTTAATATCAAAAAAAGCAGTGCTGCTCGTGGTATTGGGAGTCTTGGCAGCAGTTGTTTTAGGCTGCGTCCAATCCCCTGGTGGCCAATCCAGGATAGAGCCCCCGGAAAAAGCCGAATCTCCTTCGGAATCAGCAGCACAGCAGCTAAAAAAATTTAGTTCTGCGGACGAAATCAAGGAATATATCAATGCAAACTCTCAGCAAAGCAGTTATTATGGCAGCTTTGTAACCAGGGGGTTTGCAGTGACAGGAACAGCAGATATGGCTATGGAAGAGTCAGCCGTGCCCATGGCTAAGTCATCAGGCGCAGCAGAATTCTCGCAGACAAATGTTCAGGTGAAAGGCGTAGATGAAGCGGATTTCGTAAAGAACGATGATAAGTACATCTACACCCTGTCCCAGGATAAGCTGCTAATTGTAGATGTATATCCTGCAGAAGATGCTGAAATTTTGTCAGAAACCGAGATAGAAGGCATTCCCAGAAATATGTTCGTTAACGATGACAGGTTGGTTATATTCTCTGTTGTCGACGATGAGGCATTTGTTATTCCTGAATATGACTTTGTCCCGAGGAAAAGATATGCTCCAAGGACGCACGCCTTTGTCTATGACATATCTGACAGGAAAGAGCCCATTCTGGTAAATGATTTTAATGTAAACGGACAGTATTACCAGGCCAGGATGATAGGCGATTACATATATTTCATAGCAAAGGACAATGTCTATTACCAGAACAACTACATCGATCTGCCGGTTATAAGGGAAGGCGCGGAAAAGCTTGTAATCCCTGATGTCTATTATTTTGACAATCCTGAAACAAATTTTGTATTCCACACCATAGCCGCTTTCAGCATAAACAAAGACGAAATAAACGCAAAGAGTTTCCTGATGGGATACTCAAACAATCTTATGGTAAGCAAAGATAACATCTACATAAGCTACCAGAAGAATGTTCCGTGGCGGCATCATGAACAGGACAATAAGGAAAGATTCTATGAAGTTATAGTTCCCCTGTTGCCTGGCAAAGTCAGGGATGAGATAGAAGCAGTTAAAAGCTCCGGTTTAAGCGGCTATGAGAAGTGGGAGCAGGTTTCCTCGATTCTTGAAGACATGTATAACAATATGGATGAGGGTGATAAAGAAGACCTGGTGGAGGAAATAGAAGAAGCTGTAGAAGAGTATGAATTGAAAAAAGAGATAGAAAGAAGAAAGACAATAATCCATAAGATTGCAATTGATGGAGGAGATATTGATTACATTGCTAAGGGAGAGGTAGAAGGCTACTTGCTTAACCAATTTTCCATGGACGAATTTGAAAGTAATTTAAGAGTCGCTACTACAACAGAGATTTGGGCCCGGAGGGAAAGCCGGCAGTACAACAATGTTTATGTCCTGGATGGAGGCATGGAGGTAATAGGCGAATTAGAAGAGATCGCTCCGGATGAAAGCATCTACTCGACAAGGTTCATCGGGGAAAGGCTTTACATGGTTACATTCAAGAGGATTGATCCTTTCTTTGTCATAGACCTGTCCAGGCCGGAAGAGCCCGAAATACTCGGTCAGCTGAAAATTCCCGGCTTTTCAGACTATCTTCACTCGTATGACGAAAACCACATAATCGGCATCGGAAAGGAAACAGCAGATAACCAATGGGGAGGCACATCCATAAAGGGAGTCAAGGTAGCTCTCTTTGATGTTTCGGATGTAAGCAACCCTGAGATGATAGATAAGTATGAGATAGGGGATTCAGGCACAGACTCAGAAGCATTAAGGGAGCACAAGGCATTACTCTTTGACCGCGGGAAAAATATCCTGGTACTGCCGATAAGAAAAGTCAAGGGAGACCGTTATAGAGATCCCAGATACGGCTATTACAGGCAGAAAGTATGGCAGGGCGCATATGTTCTGGGATTAACGCCGGAAGACGGCATTGAGTTGAAAGGCATGGTAAGCCATTATGAAGATGACGAAGATTATCGCTATTACTGGGGAAGTCCGTATGCAGTGAGAAGAAGCTTGTATATGGACGATGTCTTATACACGATATCTGCCAAGAAGATACTCGCCAACAGCCTTGAAGACCTGGATGATGAGTTGGCAGAGATAGACCTGCCTTACAAGCAGGAGAAATATTATCCTGTTCTTTATTAGCCCAGGAAGTCTTCAATATTTTTATTCATTTCTTTTTTGAATTTTTCTTCTTTTCTATCTTTTTCAATTTCTAATCTTTTTTTCTAATCATAATATTTATAAGTTTCACCGGCTGCCCTTCTCTCAGGTGATATCATGCCAGAAATGTACGACACCATAATCATAGGCGCGGGAGTGGCAGGATTAGGCGCAGCCATATACTCCGGCAGATTTGAAATGAAAACACTGCTCATTTCGGAGAATATAGGCGGCACTATAATGAATACGAATGAAGTGGCTAATTACCCGGGCTTCAATCTTATTTCAGGCATAGATTTGGTAGATAAGCTCCAGAACCATGTCAAGGATTATAAGGTTGATATAGAGAATAAAAAAGTGGATAAGGTGGAAAAGACACCCAGCATTTTTAAAGTCAAAGCGCAGGACAAAACCTTTGAATCAAAAACCGTAATCTTTGCTACAGGCACCGAATGGCGCAAGCTGAA from Candidatus Woesearchaeota archaeon includes these protein-coding regions:
- a CDS encoding dihydroorotate dehydrogenase electron transfer subunit, which encodes MHKAYKIKEIKRENPKTVSIILGGKIKNYHPGQFIMLWIPGIDEKPFVITYLNKDSFGVTIEEKGKFTKAAASLKKGDKVGIRGPYGSGFDIKDNSIIVVGGLGMAPAMNLIKGIKNSLIIQGAKTKEMLLFHEDPSLIAAVRKNNNRLHKCTDDGSFGKQCFTTQYLEKLISKEARVVYTCGPEIMIQGIFNICEKHNVECQASLERFMKCGIGICGSCAINDRLVCKDGPVFRSEQIRKLTEFGKFARMKSGRKVNIGEYYKWRQK
- a CDS encoding amidohydrolase family protein; this translates as MAPKMTCLESGLAFVGGKIVKKNICIYKGRIAAIADSCVSGKRGMEKIDCTGKLILPGIIDSHVHFREPGMAQKEDFSTGSKAAAAGGITTVLDMPNNRPPVLTVRELEKKRKIAKKKCLVNYGFHFGSSKDNIREIKKAKNTASTKIFMNISTGDMKIEDENQLENIFRASKVIAVHAEGSKVKQAVELAKKTGKRLYLCHISSETELRYLKRNKPKNIFIEATPHHLYLKSSKSPFLDVKPRLKSDKDKQALWKAVSMGLIDTIGSDHAPHTIKEKKSKNPPSGMPGEETMLPLMLDAVNRRKMALRKLVQLCSENPAKIFGIKNKGCIKEGHDADLTVVDMHLKKKVDSVRFFTKCGWSAFNNKLLKGWPVMTIVNGNIVFDNGKINSKIKGKEVIFAEAGSK
- a CDS encoding orotate phosphoribosyltransferase, which produces MTKQEIAESLLKIKAVDLDAKKGFVYASGRKGPIYCDNRLILSYPAERDKIIEGFLYTIKEKNIVFDIVAGVATGGIAWAAILADRLKKPMVYIRAASKNHGKQNQIEGELEEGKRILIIEDLVNTGSSSVAACIALKEESCTVAACIAVFNYSLKDAAKLFTKEKIPLYSLTDFSSLIKTAADAKYINAEGKKILMEWQNNPKAWKPTLSGKD
- a CDS encoding copper amine oxidase codes for the protein MKLLNEYKNDLKFLISKKAVLLVVLGVLAAVVLGCVQSPGGQSRIEPPEKAESPSESAAQQLKKFSSADEIKEYINANSQQSSYYGSFVTRGFAVTGTADMAMEESAVPMAKSSGAAEFSQTNVQVKGVDEADFVKNDDKYIYTLSQDKLLIVDVYPAEDAEILSETEIEGIPRNMFVNDDRLVIFSVVDDEAFVIPEYDFVPRKRYAPRTHAFVYDISDRKEPILVNDFNVNGQYYQARMIGDYIYFIAKDNVYYQNNYIDLPVIREGAEKLVIPDVYYFDNPETNFVFHTIAAFSINKDEINAKSFLMGYSNNLMVSKDNIYISYQKNVPWRHHEQDNKERFYEVIVPLLPGKVRDEIEAVKSSGLSGYEKWEQVSSILEDMYNNMDEGDKEDLVEEIEEAVEEYELKKEIERRKTIIHKIAIDGGDIDYIAKGEVEGYLLNQFSMDEFESNLRVATTTEIWARRESRQYNNVYVLDGGMEVIGELEEIAPDESIYSTRFIGERLYMVTFKRIDPFFVIDLSRPEEPEILGQLKIPGFSDYLHSYDENHIIGIGKETADNQWGGTSIKGVKVALFDVSDVSNPEMIDKYEIGDSGTDSEALREHKALLFDRGKNILVLPIRKVKGDRYRDPRYGYYRQKVWQGAYVLGLTPEDGIELKGMVSHYEDDEDYRYYWGSPYAVRRSLYMDDVLYTISAKKILANSLEDLDDELAEIDLPYKQEKYYPVLY